In Theropithecus gelada isolate Dixy unplaced genomic scaffold, Tgel_1.0 HiC_scaffold_15883, whole genome shotgun sequence, a genomic segment contains:
- the LOC112617113 gene encoding coiled-coil-helix-coiled-coil-helix domain-containing protein 2-like isoform X2, which yields MPRGSRSRTSRMAPPASRAPQLRAAPRPPGLMAQMATTAAGVAVGSAVGHTLGHAITGGFSGGSNAEPARPDITYQEPQGTQPAQQQQPCFYEIKQFLECAQNQGDIKLCEGFNEVLKQCRLANGLA from the exons ATGCCGCGTGGAAGCCGAAGCCGCACCTCCCGCATGGCTCCTCCGGCCAGCCGGGCACCTCAGCTGAGAGCTGCACCCAGGCCG CCAGGTCTGATGGCCCAGATGGCAACCACTGCAGCTGGCGTGGCTGTGGGCTCTGCTGTGGGACACACACTGGGTCATGCCATTACTGGgggcttcagtggaggaagtaatgcTGAGCCTGCGAGGCCTGACATCACTTACCAGGAGCCACAGGGAACCCAGCcggcacagcagcagcagccttgCTTCTATGAGATCAAACAGTTTCTGGAGTGTGCCCAGAACCAGGGTGACATCAAGCTCTGTGAGGGTTTCAATGAGGTGCTGAAACAGTGCCGACTTGCAAACGGATTGGCCTAA
- the LOC112617113 gene encoding coiled-coil-helix-coiled-coil-helix domain-containing protein 2-like isoform X1, giving the protein MPRGSRSRTSRMAPPASRAPQLRAAPRPAPVAQPPAAAPPSAVGSSAAAPQQPGLMAQMATTAAGVAVGSAVGHTLGHAITGGFSGGSNAEPARPDITYQEPQGTQPAQQQQPCFYEIKQFLECAQNQGDIKLCEGFNEVLKQCRLANGLA; this is encoded by the coding sequence ATGCCGCGTGGAAGCCGAAGCCGCACCTCCCGCATGGCTCCTCCGGCCAGCCGGGCACCTCAGCTGAGAGCTGCACCCAGGCCGGCACCTGTCGCTCAGCCACCAGCAGCGGCACCCCCATCTGCAGTTGGCTCTTCTGCTGCTGCACCCCAGCAGCCAGGTCTGATGGCCCAGATGGCAACCACTGCAGCTGGCGTGGCTGTGGGCTCTGCTGTGGGACACACACTGGGTCATGCCATTACTGGgggcttcagtggaggaagtaatgcTGAGCCTGCGAGGCCTGACATCACTTACCAGGAGCCACAGGGAACCCAGCcggcacagcagcagcagccttgCTTCTATGAGATCAAACAGTTTCTGGAGTGTGCCCAGAACCAGGGTGACATCAAGCTCTGTGAGGGTTTCAATGAGGTGCTGAAACAGTGCCGACTTGCAAACGGATTGGCCTAA